One Vigna unguiculata cultivar IT97K-499-35 chromosome 11, ASM411807v1, whole genome shotgun sequence DNA window includes the following coding sequences:
- the LOC114169275 gene encoding P-loop NTPase domain-containing protein LPA1 homolog 1-like isoform X1 → MGEVGKILYIVVVDDAQKEESFRYTRPVLQSTLQLMGCKARHAFKISQRVFELTRKANSTDILQPEIEALSGFDAFKGNSSKKEGQGADAGLGIADIRNQLLSGKDYKFKSVPFELYKRRTSAFIRRENFLDIVCDALSEYKYVGPNQRADLVLACRIRERKESVTVLLCGTSGCGKSTLSALLGGRLGITTVVSTDSIRHMMRSFANEKENPLLWASTYHAGECLDPVAVAAAKARRKAKKLAGVSRSLHKDEATEGNNSSKSDNRMSETNSAPKELLSPKQMAIEGFKAQSEMVIDSLDRLITAWEERKESVVVEGVHLSLNFVMGLMKKHPSIIPFMVHITNEDKHLERFAVRAKYMTLDPAKNKYVKYIRNIRTIQDYLCKRAEKHFVPKINNTNVDKSVAAIHATVFSCLRKREMGEQLYDPVRNTVSVVYEEYRNQCSANALTAKGMLQLIQRQGSSRNLMALVNTDGSVARAWPVNLVDSNGRPVWCHGPENGICHPMYGPLRIGKAEPVNLQFGLYGISAWPSDGGTSRAGSVDESRADGTDTGSRYVSSCCSSPRMSDVASKELKEDFSVHGSDEEIDDQPEVGSDEDFSDDADKHGHEEVGSVDEESTKSDEEYDDLAMQDVVENGYWSDDDDEFRSKVGLVGGELGSKVHGGNRYRRNLDLFHRSRSEPVAVPEPQCSYSSLLVEKNERKAKLRTRSLSIPALGKHRPAMNDPILSGAPQRLLSSCAGLGAIELGLRVHV, encoded by the exons ATGGGTGAGGTGGGGAAGATACTGTACATAGTGGTGGTGGATGACGCGCAAAAGGAAGAGTCCTTTCGCTACACGCGCCCGGTTCTTCAGAGCACGCTCCAGCTTATGGGATGCAAGGCCCGTCACGCCTTCAAG ATCAGCCAAAGAGTTTTTGAACTCACAAGGAAAGCAAATTCTACTGATATTTTGCAGCCAGAGATAGAGGCTTTATCAGGTTTTGATGCTTTCAAGGGTAATTCTTCGAAGAAAGAGGGTCAGGGTGCTGATGCTGGCCTGGGTATAGCAGACATACGCAACCAATTGCTTTCTGGGaaagattataaatttaaaagtgtaCCTTTTGAGTTGTACAAAAGGCGCACATCTGCATTCATCCGACGAGAAAATTTTCTAGATATTGTCTGTGATGCCTTGTCAGAGTACAAGTATGTGGGTCCTAACCAGAGAGCAGACTTGGTCTTAGCCTGCAG GATCCGTGAGCGCAAAGAGTCTGTGACAGTGCTACTGTGTGGCACAAGTGGCTGCGGCAAATCAACGTTGTCTGCATTGCTG GGAGGTAGGTTGGGAATCACAACAGTGGTATCAACTGATTCTATTAGGCACATGATGAGAAGTTTTGCTAATGAGAAAGAAAACCCCTTGCTATGGGCTTCTACATACCATGCTGGGGAGTGTTTGGACCCTGTCGCTGTTGCAGCAGCAAAGGCCAGAAGGAAAGCAAAAAAGCTGGCTGGTGTGTCACGTTCACTTCACAAGGATGAAGCAACTGAGGGTAACAATTCTAGCAAATCTGATAATAGGATGTCAGAGACTAACTCTGCTCCTAAGGAACTGCTAAGTCCCAAACAAATGGCTATTGAAGGATTCAAGGCACAGAGTGAGATGGTGATTGACAGTCTTGATAGGCTTATCACGGCATGGGAAGAACGAAAAGAGTCTGTGGTTGTCGAGGGTGTTCACTTGAGCCTCAACTTTGTT ATGGGGCTGATGAAGAAACATCCTTCGATCATACCGTTCATGGTACACATTACAAACGAGGACAAGCACTTGGAAAGATTTGCTGTACGTGCGAAGTATATGACACTGGACCCAGCTAAAAACAAGTATGTGAAGTATATTAGAAACATCAGAACAATCCAGGATTATCTCTGCAAGCGTGCTGAAAAGCATTTCGTTcccaaaataaataacacaaatGTTGACAAGAGCGTAGCAGCCATCCATGCGACTGTATTCAGTTGTCTTAGAAAGCGTGAGATGGGAGAACAGCTATATGATCCTGTTAGAAACACTGTGTCTGTTGTTTATGAGGAATATAGAAATCAATGTTCAGCAAATGCTTTGACCGCCAAAGGAATGCTTCAGTTGATCCAGAGACAAGGTTCTTCAAGGAATCTGATGGCTCTTGTTAACACTGATGGGTCTGTAGCAAGGGCTTGGCCTGTTAATTTAGTTGACAGTAATGGGAGGCCTGTGTGGTGCCATGGACCAGAGAATGGAATTTGCCATCCAATGTATGGTCCCTTAAGAATTGGGAAGGCAGAACCAGTAAATCTTCAGTTTGGTCTTTATGGAATCAGTGCTTGGCCCAGTGATGGTGGAACTAGTCGTGCTGGAAGTGTAGACGAGTCTAGAGCCGATGGAACTGATACTGGTAGTAGATATGTATCCTCTTGCTGTAGCTCACCAAGGATGTCAGATGTAGCTTCAAAAGAG CTCAAAGAGGACTTCTCAGTGCATGGTAGTGATGAGGAGATTGACGATCAACCTGAGGTGGGAAGTGATGAAGATTTCAGTGATGACGCCGACAAACATGGCCATGAAGAG GTAGGATCAGTTGACGAGGAATCAACAAAATCTGACGAGGAGTACGATGATCTTGCAATGCAAGACGTGGTGGAAAATGGGTATTGGTCGGACGATGATGATGAGTTTAGGAGTAAGGTTGGTCTTGTTGGCGGGGAGTTAGGAAGCAAAGTGCATGGGGGAAACAGGTATCGCCGAAACCTGGATCTTTTCCATAGAAGTAGAAGTGAACCAGTGGCAGTTCCTGAGCCACAATGCTCTTATTCTTCTTTGCTCGTTGAAAAGAATGAGAGGAAAGCCAAACTAAGAACACGTTCCCTTAGTATTCCTGCATTAGGAAAACACAGACCAGCAATGAATGATCCTATCCTTTCTGGTGCTCCTCAGAG GTTGTTATCTTCTTGTGCTGGGCTTGGAGCTATTGAACTAGGACTTAGGGTTCATGTGTAA
- the LOC114169275 gene encoding P-loop NTPase domain-containing protein LPA1 homolog 1-like isoform X2 — translation MGEVGKILYIVVVDDAQKEESFRYTRPVLQSTLQLMGCKARHAFKISQRVFELTRKANSTDILQPEIEALSGFDAFKGNSSKKEGQGADAGLGIADIRNQLLSGKDYKFKSVPFELYKRRTSAFIRRENFLDIVCDALSEYKYVGPNQRADLVLACRIRERKESVTVLLCGTSGCGKSTLSALLGGRLGITTVVSTDSIRHMMRSFANEKENPLLWASTYHAGECLDPVAVAAAKARRKAKKLAGVSRSLHKDEATEGNNSSKSDNRMSETNSAPKELLSPKQMAIEGFKAQSEMVIDSLDRLITAWEERKESVVVEGVHLSLNFVMGLMKKHPSIIPFMVHITNEDKHLERFAVRAKYMTLDPAKNKYVKYIRNIRTIQDYLCKRAEKHFVPKINNTNVDKSVAAIHATVFSCLRKREMGEQLYDPVRNTVSVVYEEYRNQCSANALTAKGMLQLIQRQGSSRNLMALVNTDGSVARAWPVNLVDSNGRPVWCHGPENGICHPMYGPLRIGKAEPVNLQFGLYGISAWPSDGGTSRAGSVDESRADGTDTGSRYVSSCCSSPRMSDVASKELKEDFSVHGSDEEIDDQPEVGSDEDFSDDADKHGHEEVGSVDEESTKSDEEYDDLAMQDVVENGYWSDDDDEFRSKVGLVGGELGSKVHGGNRYRRNLDLFHRSRSEPVAVPEPQCSYSSLLVEKNERKAKLRTRSLSIPALGKHRPAMNDPILSGAPQRL, via the exons ATGGGTGAGGTGGGGAAGATACTGTACATAGTGGTGGTGGATGACGCGCAAAAGGAAGAGTCCTTTCGCTACACGCGCCCGGTTCTTCAGAGCACGCTCCAGCTTATGGGATGCAAGGCCCGTCACGCCTTCAAG ATCAGCCAAAGAGTTTTTGAACTCACAAGGAAAGCAAATTCTACTGATATTTTGCAGCCAGAGATAGAGGCTTTATCAGGTTTTGATGCTTTCAAGGGTAATTCTTCGAAGAAAGAGGGTCAGGGTGCTGATGCTGGCCTGGGTATAGCAGACATACGCAACCAATTGCTTTCTGGGaaagattataaatttaaaagtgtaCCTTTTGAGTTGTACAAAAGGCGCACATCTGCATTCATCCGACGAGAAAATTTTCTAGATATTGTCTGTGATGCCTTGTCAGAGTACAAGTATGTGGGTCCTAACCAGAGAGCAGACTTGGTCTTAGCCTGCAG GATCCGTGAGCGCAAAGAGTCTGTGACAGTGCTACTGTGTGGCACAAGTGGCTGCGGCAAATCAACGTTGTCTGCATTGCTG GGAGGTAGGTTGGGAATCACAACAGTGGTATCAACTGATTCTATTAGGCACATGATGAGAAGTTTTGCTAATGAGAAAGAAAACCCCTTGCTATGGGCTTCTACATACCATGCTGGGGAGTGTTTGGACCCTGTCGCTGTTGCAGCAGCAAAGGCCAGAAGGAAAGCAAAAAAGCTGGCTGGTGTGTCACGTTCACTTCACAAGGATGAAGCAACTGAGGGTAACAATTCTAGCAAATCTGATAATAGGATGTCAGAGACTAACTCTGCTCCTAAGGAACTGCTAAGTCCCAAACAAATGGCTATTGAAGGATTCAAGGCACAGAGTGAGATGGTGATTGACAGTCTTGATAGGCTTATCACGGCATGGGAAGAACGAAAAGAGTCTGTGGTTGTCGAGGGTGTTCACTTGAGCCTCAACTTTGTT ATGGGGCTGATGAAGAAACATCCTTCGATCATACCGTTCATGGTACACATTACAAACGAGGACAAGCACTTGGAAAGATTTGCTGTACGTGCGAAGTATATGACACTGGACCCAGCTAAAAACAAGTATGTGAAGTATATTAGAAACATCAGAACAATCCAGGATTATCTCTGCAAGCGTGCTGAAAAGCATTTCGTTcccaaaataaataacacaaatGTTGACAAGAGCGTAGCAGCCATCCATGCGACTGTATTCAGTTGTCTTAGAAAGCGTGAGATGGGAGAACAGCTATATGATCCTGTTAGAAACACTGTGTCTGTTGTTTATGAGGAATATAGAAATCAATGTTCAGCAAATGCTTTGACCGCCAAAGGAATGCTTCAGTTGATCCAGAGACAAGGTTCTTCAAGGAATCTGATGGCTCTTGTTAACACTGATGGGTCTGTAGCAAGGGCTTGGCCTGTTAATTTAGTTGACAGTAATGGGAGGCCTGTGTGGTGCCATGGACCAGAGAATGGAATTTGCCATCCAATGTATGGTCCCTTAAGAATTGGGAAGGCAGAACCAGTAAATCTTCAGTTTGGTCTTTATGGAATCAGTGCTTGGCCCAGTGATGGTGGAACTAGTCGTGCTGGAAGTGTAGACGAGTCTAGAGCCGATGGAACTGATACTGGTAGTAGATATGTATCCTCTTGCTGTAGCTCACCAAGGATGTCAGATGTAGCTTCAAAAGAG CTCAAAGAGGACTTCTCAGTGCATGGTAGTGATGAGGAGATTGACGATCAACCTGAGGTGGGAAGTGATGAAGATTTCAGTGATGACGCCGACAAACATGGCCATGAAGAG GTAGGATCAGTTGACGAGGAATCAACAAAATCTGACGAGGAGTACGATGATCTTGCAATGCAAGACGTGGTGGAAAATGGGTATTGGTCGGACGATGATGATGAGTTTAGGAGTAAGGTTGGTCTTGTTGGCGGGGAGTTAGGAAGCAAAGTGCATGGGGGAAACAGGTATCGCCGAAACCTGGATCTTTTCCATAGAAGTAGAAGTGAACCAGTGGCAGTTCCTGAGCCACAATGCTCTTATTCTTCTTTGCTCGTTGAAAAGAATGAGAGGAAAGCCAAACTAAGAACACGTTCCCTTAGTATTCCTGCATTAGGAAAACACAGACCAGCAATGAATGATCCTATCCTTTCTGGTGCTCCTCAGAG GTTAtga